One window of the Eucalyptus grandis isolate ANBG69807.140 chromosome 6, ASM1654582v1, whole genome shotgun sequence genome contains the following:
- the LOC104449956 gene encoding inactive protein kinase SELMODRAFT_444075: MSREQKRGKLEKGNGDVAEKVVVAVKASKEIPKTALVWALTHVVQPGDCITLLVVVSSQSSGRKLWGFPRFAGDCASGHRKSHLGSSTEQKIDITDSCSQMILQLHDVYDPNKINVKIRIVSGSPCGAVAAEAKKAHASWVVLDKQLKPEEKRCMEELQCNIVVMKRSQAKVLRLNLTGSPKKEIEAQPPPSELDEASDKHRKIQHEATNSVRGPVVTPTSSPELGTPFTSTEAGASSVSSSDPGTSPCLIQYVNADIKKNAPSVVKETRDVDECSSSDSDNENLSLASTSWRFQPLMAELLNSNCHDSVHFGQNFQRANDTVQALMTKDMPSKFARSNEDDLIQLPDYRDNMDIGGNLRGAISLSRNKPSGPPPLCSICQNKSPVFGKPPRWFSYAELELATGGFSRANFLAEGGFGSVHRGVLPDGQIVAVKQHKLASSQGDHEFCSEVEVLSCAQHRNVVMLIGFCIEDKRRLLVYEYICNGSLDSHLYGCHQETLEWSARQKIAVGAARGLRYLHEECRVGCIVHRDMRPNNILITHDFEPLVGDFGLARWQPDGRTGVETRVIGTFGYLAPEYAQSGQITEKADVYSFGVVLVELVTGRRAVDVDRPKGQQFLTEWARPLLEEFAMDQLIDPRLENHYSEDEVCCMLHAASLCIRRDPHSRPRMSQVLRILEGDMLVDINYMSTPGSDAGSRSGRLWAEQQPQHYHSGSLLNEATEAFSGKLSHKTRRLSIK, encoded by the exons ATGAGTAGAGAACAGAAGAGAGGGAAGCTGGAAAAGGGCAACGGTGATGTTGCTGAGAAGGTGGTGGTTGCTGTTAAGGCCTCGAAGGAGATTCCGAAGACAGCTCTCGTGTGGGCTTTGACTCATGTCGTTCAACCTGGGGATTGCATTACCCTGCTGGTTGTGGTTTCTTCCCAAAGTTCAG GAAGAAAGTTATGGGGTTTCCCAAGGTTTGCAGGGGACTGTGCCAGTGGCCATCGGAAGTCCCATTTAGGTTCAAGTACGGAGCAGAAGATTGACATAACTGATTCTTGCTCCCAAATGATCCTTCAGCTTCATGATGTGTACGACCCAAATAAG ATAAATGTTAAGATAAGAATTGTCTCTGGCTCGCCGTGCGGAGCAGTGGCTGCAGAGGCAAAGAAAGCTCATGCAAGTTGGGTTGTGTTGGACAA ACAGTTAAAACCTGAGGAAAAACGATGCATGGAAGAGCTGCAATGCAACATTGTTGTAATGAAACGGTCTCAGGCGAAAGTTCTTCGCTTGAATTTGACGGGATCGCCGAAGAAGGAGATTGAAGCTCAACCCCCGCCATCTGAACTGGATGAAGCATCTGATAAACATCGCAAAATTCAGCATGAAGCCACGAATTCTGTCCGTGGGCCAGTTGTCACTCCAACCAGTAGTCCAGAGTTAGGGACACCATTCACTTCTACTGAAGCTGGAGCTTCATCAGTGTCAAGCTCTGACCCTGGAACTTCACCCTGTCTCATTCAATACGTGAATGCAGACATAAAAAAGAATGCCCCTTCTGTAGTGAAGGAAACCAGGGATGTTGATGAATGTAGTagctcagactcagacaatgaAAATTTATCTCTAGCTTCAACGAGCTGGAGATTTCAACCATTGATGGCAGAATTACTTAATTCTAATTGTCACGATTCTGTTCATTTTGGACAGAATTTTCAGAGAGCTAATGACACAGTGCAGGCATTAATGACCAAGGATATGCCAAGTAAGTTTGCTAGAAGCAATGAAGATGATCTGATTCAACTGCCAGACTACAGGGATAATATGGACATAGGTGGAAATTTGAGAGGAGCAATCTCACTGTCCAGAAATAAGCCCAGTGGCCCCCCTCCATTGTGCTCAATATGTCAAAATAAATCTCCTGTTTTTGGAAAACCCCCAAGATGGTTCAGCTATGCTGAGCTAGAGCTTGCAACTGGCGGTTTTTCACGGGCTAATTTCTTGGCTGAAGGTGGTTTTGGATCTGTTCATAGAGGGGTACTTCCAGATGGTCAGATAGTTGCTGTCAAGCAACACAAATTGGCTAGTTCTCAGGGTGACCACGAGTTCTGCTCGGAGGTTGAAGTCCTGAGCTGTGCTCAGCACCGAAACGTTGTCATGCTGATTGGGTTCTGTATAGAGGACAAAAGAAGATTACTGGTGTATGAGTATATCTGCAACGGTTCCCTGGATTCACATCTATATG GATGTCATCAAGAGACATTAGAATGGTCGGCACGGCAAAAGATTGCTGTTGGAGCTGCTCGAGGTTTGcgatatcttcatgaagagtGCAGAGTGGGTTGTATTGTCCATCGTGACATGCGTCCCAATAACATCCTCATAACTCATGATTTTGAACCACTG GTAGGGGATTTTGGCCTTGCTCGGTGGCAGCCTGATGGACGCACTGGTGTTGAAACAAGAGTAATTGGGACCTTTGG ATATCTAGCTCCAGAATATGCTCAAAGTGGACAAATCACAGAGAAAGCTGATGTATATTCATTCGGGGTGGTGTTGGTGGAGCTTGTTACTGGGAGAAGAGCTGTGGACGTTGATCGGCCCAAGGGTCAGCAATTTTTAACTGAGTGG GCTCGTCCACTGTTGGAAGAATTTGCAATGGATCAGCTGATAGATCCACGACTGGAAAATCACTATTCCGAGGACGAGGTTTGCTGCATGCTCCATGCTGCATCGCTATGCATACGGCGCGATCCTCATTCTAGGCCTCGCATGTCACAG GTGCTGCGCATTCTTGAAGGCGATATGCTTGTCGACATCAATTACATGTCAACTCCAGGGTCTGATGCAGGAAGCCGGAGCGGACGACTTTGGGCAGAGCAGCAGCCACAGCATTATCACAGCGGTTCCTTACTGAACGAAGCAACTGAAGCATTTAGCGGGAAGCTGAGCCACAAAACACGGAGGCTCTCTATCAAGTAG
- the LOC104449957 gene encoding protein WHI4, with the protein MSHQPYDPYYPAVAPPMQDYGAGFAGGEKGLINTLFVSGLPDDVKAREIHNLFRRRPGFDSCQLKYTGRGNQVVAFATFFNHQSAIAALHALNGVKFDPQSGSSLHIELARSNSRRKRKPGSGPYVVIDNRSNEASDAREPSSNDDGDSESEDPSKDDNHESGNEDDSETAKSGETTGADGTAAVENLSEKPVDGNVNPCSTLFIANLGPNCTEEELTQALSQYAGFKMVKIRGRSGMPVAFADFEEIEQASKAMEELQGSQLASSDRGGMNIEYARSKMRKH; encoded by the exons ATGTCGCACCAGCCGTACGATCCCTACTACCCGGCAGTCGCGCCTCCGATGCAGGACTACGGCGCGGGCTTCGCCGGCGGGGAAAAGGGGCTGATCAACACGCTCTTCGTCTCCGGACTCCCCGACGACGTGAAGGCGCGCGAGATTCATAACCTCTTCCGCCGTCGCCCGGGTTTCGACTCCTGCCAGCTCAAGTACACCGGCCGTGGTAATCAG GTGGTTGCTTTTGCTACATTTTTCAACCATCAATCAGCTATAGCAGCATTGCATGCCTTAAAT GGCGTCAAATTCGATCCCCAAAGTGGATCCAGTTTGCATATAGAGCTAGCCAGATCCAACTCAAGGCGAAAACGTAAACCAG GTAGCGGACCTTATGTTGTTATAGATAATAGAAGTAATGAGGCATCAGATGCACGAGAACCTTCAAGTAATGATGATG GAGACTCTGAATCAGAGGATCCTTCCAAGGATGATAATCATGAATCCGGCAATGAGGATGATTCAGAGACTGCAAAAAG TGGTGAGACAACAGGTGCTGATGGCACTGCAGCGGTCGAGAAT CTGTCAGAGAAGCCTGTGGATGGGAATGTCAATCCATGTTCGACTTTGTTTATAGCGAACCTGGGTCCAAATTGCACGGAGGAAGAACTGACACAGGCGCTCTCCCA ATATGCTGGATTCAAGATGGTTAAAATACGTGGCCGAAGCGGAATGCCTGTTGCGTTTGCTGATTTTGAG GAAATCGAGCAAGCTAGCAAGGCCATGGAGGAGCTTCAGGGTAGCCAGTTAGCATCATCGGACCGTGGTGGCATGAACATAGA GTATGCGAGGTCCAAAATGAGGAAGCATTAG
- the LOC104449958 gene encoding PRA1 family protein F2, with translation MTTYGTIPASSSSTPAANLEYIARAKERIRSGLAERRPWKLMFDFRALRFPANFPDALSRVRTNLSFFRTNYAMVFLLILFLSLLWHPISLIVFIVMMAAWLFLYFLRDEPLVVFGRTIDDRVILAVMSVLTIVFLLLTHATVNILVAILIGAVVVVLHAAMRKTDDLSGDEEAAGTRGLMGSVGSPSS, from the coding sequence ATGACCACGTACGGCACAATcccggcctcctcctcctccacgcCGGCGGCCAACCTCGAGTACATCGCCCGCGCCAAGGAGCGGATCAGGTCCGGCCTCGCCGAGCGCCGCCCCTGGAAGCTCATGTTCGACTTCCGCGCCCTCCGGTTCCCCGCCAACTTCCCCGACGCCCTGTCCAGAGTGCGGACCAACCTCTCCTTCTTCCGCACCAACTACGCCATGgtcttcctcctcatcctcttcctcaGCCTCCTCTGGCACCCGATCTCGCTCATCGTCTTCATCGTCATGATGGCCGCGTGGCTCTTCCTCTACTTCCTCCGGGACGAGCCCCTCGTGGTGTTCGGCCGCACGATCGACGACCGCGTGATCCTGGCCGTGATGTCGGTGCTCACGATCGTGTTCCTGCTGCTGACGCACGCGACGGTGAACATCCTGGTGGCGATCCTGATCGGGGCCGTCGTGGTGGTGCTGCACGCGGCGATGAGGAAGACGGACGACCTGTCCGGCGACGAGGAAGCCGCGGGGACGCGTGGGCTGATGGGGAGCGTCGGATCGCCATCTTCGTGA